Proteins from a genomic interval of Maniola jurtina chromosome 8, ilManJurt1.1, whole genome shotgun sequence:
- the LOC123867310 gene encoding cytochrome P450 4C1-like, producing the protein MVKIRPKKLVDLHELLKVNFFYIPVVGHAYKFIGTHEDRMQLFDELGRQAHASKHGMVSFWFAHCLCVSVSEPLAASAVLRTCFDKWPITFFMRHLLGNGSVFGEEKIWRLRRKILNPIFSSKYYDNYVKVFERNNNIMMEQLADVAGKGEVSMWKYFSSYSMDSAFDMGFGENLNAQRHPSHPFAVAFQQYFEECAVRICQPWLFSSAVYELLPAGARQERRRRVMWDFIESLIIKKKMESKEQLRKNMEHENTNVASTNGDQYKSFLDLLMEFSGGEDGYTNTELREELLMSILGATDTTATAACFTTVLLANHPGVQDRVYKEVQDILGSAERSITIEDVPRLKYLDAVVKESLRLYPPVPVVLRRCTKHVQLPSGIILPEGCEVLLNFWGVHRNPGCWGADADEFKPERFLSATPDQLAAFMPFGHGPRSCTGMRLSLASLKLSLAELTRRCRVAPAPATTDRCSRHAPLRVTFELMLKHVHGFKVRLESRL; encoded by the exons ATGGTGAAAATAAGGCCGAAGAAATTAGTAGATTTACACGAACTGTTAAAAGTGAACTTTTTCTACATACCGGTAGTTGGGCACGCTTACAAGTTTATTGGCACTCATGAAG ACCGCATGCAGCTGTTCGACGAGCTGGGTCGGCAGGCGCACGCCAGCAAGCACGGCATGGTCAGCTTCTGGTTTGCGCACTGCTTGTGTGTCT CTGTATCAGAGCCGCTGGCAGCGAGTGCTGTGCTGAGGACGTGTTTCGACAAGTGGCCCATCACATTCTTCATGCGTCACCTTCTTGGAAATGGATCGGTCTTTGGAGAAG AGAAAATATGGCGACTTCGGCGAAAAATTCTTAATCCAATATTCAGTTCTAAATATTACGATAACTATGTGAAAGTGTTCGAACGGAACAACAACATCATGATGGAGCAGCTCGCAGATGTTGCGGGGAAAGGAGAAGTTTCTATGTGGAAATATTTTAGCTCCTATTCTATGGATTCTGCTTTTG ATATGGGTTTTGGAGAAAACCTGAACGCCCAGAGGCACCCAAGCCACCCATTCGCGGTGGcgtttcaacaatattttgaagAGTGTGCAGTGCGGATCTGCCAGCCCTGGCTGTTCAGCAGCGCGGTGTACGAGCTGCTGCCCGCGGGCGCCAGGCAGGAGCGGCGCAGACGAGTCATGTGGGATTTCATTGAGAGC TTAATCATTAAAAAGAAGATGGAGTCCAAAGAACAGCTTAGAAAGAATATGGAACATGAAAATA CAAATGTAGCAAGTACCAATGGTGATCAATACAAATCATTTTTGGATCTGTTGATGGAGTTTTCTGGTGGTGAAGACGGCTACACCAACACCGAGCTGCGCGAAGAGCTGCTCATGAGCATCCTCGGCGCCACCGACACCACCGCCACCGCGGCCTGCTTCACCACTGTCCTGCTGGCCAACCACCCCGGAGTACAAGACAGAGTTTACAAAGA AGTTCAGGATATTTTGGGAAGTGCTGAAAGATCAATTACAATAGAAGATGTGCCGAGACTCAAGTATCTGGATGCTGTAGTGAAGGAGTCTCTGCGCCTGTACCCGCCGGTGCCGGTGGTGCTGAGAAGATGCACAAAACATGTACAATTAC CTTCAGGGATAATCCTGCCCGAGGGCTGTGAGGTGCTGCTGAACTTCTGGGGCGTGCACCGCAACCCTGGCTGCTGGGGCGCGGACGCGGACGAGTTCAAGCCGGAGCGCTTCCTCAGCGCCACGCCCGACCAGCTCGCGGCCTTCATGCCGTTCGGCCACGGACCACGAAGCTGCACcg GTATGAGACTGTCCTTGGCCTCGCTGAAGCTGTCCCTGGCGGAGCTGACGCGCCGCTGCCGCGTGGCGCCCGCGCCGGCCACCACCGACCGCTGCAGCCGGCACGCGCCGCTGCGGGTCACCTTCGAGCTCATGTTGAAACATGTACACGGCTTTAAAGTGCGGCTGGAGAGTAGATTATAA
- the LOC123867723 gene encoding cytochrome P450 4d2-like, whose protein sequence is MMMFDELARQAYTNKHGMASFWIENYLCISISDPVTASVVLKTFSDKWPITLPMRHLIGNGSVFGEEEIWRLRRKILIPVFNSKYCDNFVKIFERNNKVLMEKLTSVVGKGDFSTWEYFSAYTLDSAFDMTFGENLEVQKNPNHPFAVAFQDYFKHGAARVCQPWLYCNALYELTPAGAKQNRNKKVIWDCVENLIKKKKTLSKGPLESTTEHDTKNTHDEQFKSFLDLLIEFSGGEAGYTDTELREETLVLILAATDSTATALCLATVMLANHPEVQDKVYQEIKEVLGDSERSLDNLAKLKYLDAVVKETMRLYPPAPVTVRRCNKDLELPSGLVLNEGCYFLLNFWGVHRNPGCWGADADEFKPERFLSATPDQLAAFMPFGHGPRSCTGLQLALTSIKFSLVELTRRYRLAPAASYEYSPKTPLRVTFDIMLKHVHQFKVQLENRH, encoded by the exons ATGATGATGTTCGACGAGCTTGCTCGGCAAGCTTACACAAACAAGCATGGCATGGCGAGCTTTTGGATAGAGAATTACTTATGCATTT CAATATCAGATCCTGTGACCGCAAGTGTAGTGCTGAAAACTTTCTCCGATAAGTGGCCGATCACACTGCCGATGCGTCACCTTATTGGCAACGGATCGGTCTTTGGGGAAG AAGAAATATGGCGTCTTCGACGAAAAATTCTTATTCCAGTATTCAACTCCAAATATTGTGATAATTTTGTGAAAATCTTTGAACGAAACAACAAAGTATTGATGGAGAAGCTGACTTCTGTTGTGGGCAAAGGAGACTTTTCCACGTGGGAATATTTCAGTGCCTACACACTGGACTCTGCTTTTG ATATGACTTTTGGCGAAAACTTGGAAGTTCAGAAGAATCCAAATCATCCATTCGCCGTAGCATTTCAGGATTATTTTAAACACGGTGCAGCGCGAGTGTGCCAGCCGTGGCTTTACTGTAACGCGCTATACGAGCTGACGCCCGCGGGCGCCAAACAGAACCGCAACAAGAAAGTCATTTGGGATTGTGTTGAGAAC ctgattaaaaagaaaaagacgtTATCCAAAGGACCACTCGAAAGCACAACGGAACACGACACTA AAAATACCCATGATGAACAATTTAAATCTTTTTTGGACCTTTTGATCGAATTCTCTGGTGGAGAAGCCGGCTACACAGACACTGAGCTCCGGGAAGAGACGTTGGTGCTGATCCTAGCGGCCACTGACAGCACTGCCACTGCTCTATGCCTCGCTACCGTAATGCTGGCGAACCACCCTGAAGTACAAGACAAGGTTTATCAAGA gATTAAGGAAGTTTTAGGTGATTCAGAGAGATCGCTGGACAACTTGGCGAAGCTGAAGTACCTGGACGCCGTGGTGAAGGAGACCATGCGCCTCTACCCGCCCGCGCCCGTCACCGTCAGGAGGTGCAACAAGGATTTGGAGCTAC CTTCTGGGCTTGTCCTCAACGAGGGCTGCTACTTTCTCCTGAACTTCTGGGGCGTGCACCGCAACCCTGGCTGCTGGGGCGCGGACGCGGACGAGTTCAAGCCGGAGCGCTTCCTCAGCGCCACGCCCGACCAGCTGGCGGCCTTCATGCCGTTCGGCCACGGACCACGAAGCTGCACCG GCTTACAGTTGGCTTTAACATCAATCAAGTTTTCTCTGGTGGAACTGACGCGTCGTTATCGGCTCGCGCCTGCCGCGAGCTACGAGTACAGCCCGAAGACGCCACTGCGGGTCACCTTTGACATCATGCTGAAACATGTACACCAGTTCAAAGTGCAGTTGGAGAACAGACACTGA